The following are encoded in a window of Nibricoccus aquaticus genomic DNA:
- a CDS encoding Ldh family oxidoreductase: MPETYYVVPEQQHNALVQAAYQHRGFLADESAEGARFCAEASRHGIRTHNGIKALHLDHLFGSGSKGCVPGAQIDVKPSKFEAAKIWNANKKLGQSTAYRAMDEAIRLADKYGVGTVSVDNAFHYLWGGGYVMDAARKGYIAYTNCTAALAEVVPFGGKFPTLGTNPHSWGFPTTDAVGYPIVIDWATSVVAMGRVQQLKREGKNLPPDAAVDENGVVTTDPNKAKFLMPFGAHKGYGLSLINEIVGGFIGGSLPTIRNRWENVPTGDKGTCVFFFQVIHPDAISSGAFAKGRNQAQNVKAVIDDVLGHGNEKCMLPGQLEAAFAKHTAAAGGLLFTKAEVEAFNEIATESKQPLWKLESFKTHTV, translated from the coding sequence ATGCCCGAAACCTACTACGTCGTCCCTGAACAGCAGCACAACGCCCTCGTCCAAGCGGCGTATCAACACCGCGGATTCCTCGCCGACGAATCGGCCGAAGGCGCGCGTTTCTGCGCCGAGGCTTCCCGCCACGGCATCCGCACCCACAACGGCATCAAGGCCCTCCACCTCGACCACCTCTTCGGCTCCGGCTCGAAGGGCTGCGTCCCCGGCGCGCAGATCGACGTGAAGCCCTCGAAGTTCGAGGCCGCCAAGATCTGGAACGCCAACAAGAAGCTCGGCCAGTCCACGGCCTACCGCGCCATGGACGAAGCCATCCGCCTCGCCGACAAATACGGCGTCGGCACCGTCTCCGTGGACAACGCCTTCCACTATCTCTGGGGCGGCGGCTACGTCATGGACGCCGCGCGCAAAGGCTACATTGCCTACACGAACTGCACCGCGGCCCTCGCCGAGGTCGTTCCGTTTGGTGGCAAGTTCCCCACCCTCGGCACCAACCCGCATTCATGGGGCTTCCCCACGACCGACGCCGTTGGCTACCCAATCGTGATCGACTGGGCCACGTCCGTCGTCGCCATGGGCCGCGTCCAGCAGCTCAAGCGCGAAGGCAAAAACCTCCCGCCCGACGCCGCTGTCGATGAAAACGGCGTCGTCACCACCGACCCGAACAAAGCCAAGTTCCTCATGCCGTTCGGCGCACACAAGGGCTACGGCCTCTCGCTCATCAACGAGATCGTCGGCGGCTTCATCGGCGGTTCGCTCCCCACCATCCGCAACCGCTGGGAAAACGTCCCCACGGGCGACAAGGGCACCTGCGTGTTCTTCTTCCAGGTCATCCACCCCGACGCGATCAGCTCCGGCGCTTTCGCCAAGGGCCGCAACCAGGCGCAAAACGTGAAGGCCGTCATCGACGACGTCCTCGGTCACGGCAACGAGAAGTGCATGCTCCCCGGCCAGCTCGAAGCCGCCTTCGCCAAACACACCGCCGCAGCCGGTGGACTCCTCTTCACCAAGGCCGAAGTCGAGGCCTTCAACGAGATCGCCACCGAGTCCAAGCAGCCGCTCTGGAAGCTCGAATCCTTCAAAACCCATACGGTCTAA
- a CDS encoding response regulator yields MPPAQSEKNRRIIIIDDNHAIHEDFARILRGKDQQQNKLDDLEAELFGSAKPQSGAVNFDLSSAFQGEEGVAKVRDALNAGRPFALAFVDMRMPPGIDGLETLERLWQLDPDIQAVICTAYSDYSWDELLGRLGRNDRLLILKKPFDNIEVRQMAGTLTEKWSLQRDHHERLSTLEQAVAERTAEMMDANRKLTSEIVERANIESELYKAKTAAEAANEAKSMFLANMSHEVRTPLNGIIGMSDLLLQTELTHLQRDFVQTLSRSGEALLSVVNEILDFSKIEAGKIVLERADFLLSEAVHAALDLQAQPAASKKLELAFLVESDVPTRLHGDTARLRQVLFNLIGNAIKFTEHGEVFLHVTCDQKSERDCTLRFEVTDTGIGISPEIQKTLFQPFTQADSSTSRKYGGTGLGLAICKRIVEMMGGQVGIRSEAGKGSTFWFTAHFTRPVGMALSAAPFNIPVRRALIVDDNETNRKVLRHQLTYRRIPHDEAPSGPAALAALRHAFLEGAPFDLVLLDYHMPEMDGLELANAINALTDLPQPVKILITSLGDKLSPAQLESHRITSCLLKPIKPNPLFDAIRSAMDSGHTAADSIAHYEESPELQEAVRILVVDDNAINQTVTGHQLLRLGYRADFANHGRDAIEALHRQPYDIIFMDEQMPVMDGIEATKLIRAAQISRDPRIPRHLRIIALTANVLPAERERLLEAGMDDYLSKPVITAAIREVLLRNIDSLQASRKATRTPFP; encoded by the coding sequence ATGCCACCCGCACAGAGCGAAAAAAATCGCCGGATAATCATCATCGATGACAACCACGCCATCCATGAGGACTTCGCACGCATCCTACGCGGCAAGGACCAGCAGCAGAACAAACTCGATGACCTCGAGGCCGAGCTCTTCGGCAGCGCCAAGCCCCAAAGCGGCGCAGTAAACTTCGACCTCTCCTCTGCGTTCCAGGGAGAAGAAGGCGTCGCCAAGGTCCGCGACGCGCTCAACGCCGGCCGCCCCTTCGCCCTCGCCTTCGTTGATATGCGGATGCCTCCCGGTATCGACGGCCTCGAGACACTCGAACGTCTCTGGCAGCTCGATCCCGACATCCAGGCCGTCATCTGCACCGCCTACTCCGACTACTCCTGGGACGAACTCCTCGGCCGCCTCGGCCGCAACGACCGTCTCCTCATCCTCAAAAAACCTTTCGACAACATCGAGGTCCGTCAGATGGCCGGCACGCTCACCGAGAAATGGTCGCTCCAGCGCGATCACCACGAGCGCCTCTCCACCCTCGAACAAGCCGTCGCCGAGCGCACCGCCGAGATGATGGACGCCAACCGCAAGCTCACCTCCGAGATCGTCGAGCGCGCCAACATCGAGTCCGAACTCTACAAGGCCAAGACCGCCGCCGAAGCTGCCAACGAGGCCAAGAGCATGTTCCTCGCGAACATGTCCCACGAGGTCCGCACGCCTCTCAACGGCATCATCGGCATGTCCGATCTTCTCCTCCAGACCGAGCTCACCCATCTCCAGCGCGACTTCGTCCAGACGCTCAGCCGCAGCGGCGAGGCACTCCTCTCCGTCGTTAACGAGATCCTCGACTTCTCCAAAATCGAAGCCGGCAAGATCGTCCTCGAACGCGCCGACTTTCTCCTCAGCGAAGCCGTCCACGCCGCCCTCGATCTCCAGGCCCAGCCCGCCGCCAGCAAAAAACTCGAACTCGCCTTCCTCGTCGAATCCGACGTCCCCACGCGCCTCCACGGCGACACCGCGCGCCTCCGCCAGGTGCTCTTTAATCTCATCGGCAACGCCATCAAGTTTACCGAACACGGCGAAGTCTTCCTCCACGTCACCTGCGATCAGAAATCCGAACGCGACTGCACGCTCCGCTTCGAAGTCACCGACACCGGCATCGGTATTTCCCCCGAGATTCAGAAAACTCTTTTCCAGCCCTTCACCCAGGCCGACAGCTCCACCAGCCGCAAATACGGCGGCACCGGCCTCGGCCTCGCGATCTGCAAACGCATCGTCGAGATGATGGGCGGCCAGGTCGGCATCCGCAGCGAAGCGGGCAAGGGCAGCACCTTCTGGTTCACCGCCCATTTCACGCGCCCCGTCGGCATGGCCCTCAGCGCCGCCCCGTTCAACATCCCCGTCCGCCGCGCTCTCATCGTGGACGACAACGAGACCAACCGCAAAGTTCTCCGCCACCAGCTCACGTATCGGCGTATCCCCCACGACGAAGCCCCCAGCGGCCCCGCCGCCCTCGCCGCCCTCCGCCACGCCTTTCTCGAGGGCGCGCCCTTCGATCTCGTCCTTCTCGATTACCACATGCCCGAGATGGACGGCCTCGAACTCGCCAACGCCATCAACGCCCTCACCGATCTCCCGCAGCCGGTCAAAATCCTCATCACCTCCCTCGGCGACAAACTCAGCCCCGCGCAACTCGAGTCGCACCGCATCACGTCGTGCCTGCTCAAACCCATCAAACCCAACCCGCTCTTCGACGCCATCCGCTCCGCGATGGATAGCGGCCACACCGCTGCGGACTCCATCGCTCATTACGAGGAATCCCCCGAGCTTCAGGAAGCCGTCCGCATCCTCGTCGTGGACGACAACGCCATCAACCAGACCGTCACCGGCCATCAACTACTCCGCCTCGGCTACCGCGCCGACTTCGCCAACCACGGTCGCGACGCCATCGAGGCGCTCCACCGCCAGCCCTACGACATCATTTTCATGGACGAACAGATGCCCGTCATGGACGGCATCGAAGCGACCAAACTCATCCGCGCCGCCCAGATCTCCCGCGATCCCCGCATCCCGCGCCACCTCCGCATCATCGCCCTCACCGCCAACGTCCTCCCCGCCGAGCGCGAACGCCTCCTCGAAGCCGGCATGGATGACTACCTCTCCAAGCCCGTCATCACCGCCGCGATCCGCGAAGTCCTCCTGCGCAACATAGACAGCCTC